The following coding sequences are from one Ruminococcus flavefaciens AE3010 window:
- the glmS gene encoding glutamine--fructose-6-phosphate transaminase (isomerizing) yields MCGIVGFTGSAQAAPILLDGLSKLEYRGYDSAGIAVRDGEKETEVVKAKGKLKVLKEMTNNGNAVKGDCGIGHTRWATHGEPSALNAHPHSSDDENVIAVHNGIIENYQELKEKLVKSGYSFNSQTDTEVAVKLIDYYFKKYGLGPVDSIARAMIRIRGSYALCVMFKDYPGEIYTARKDSPMIIGIANGETYVASDVPAILKYTRNVYYIGNMEIAKLEKGAVTFYNIDREEITKPLTEIKWDAEAAEKGGFEHFMLKEIHEQPKVVRDTINSVIKDGKIDFSDVGLTDEEMQKISQIYIVACGSAYHVGMAAQYVIEDFTSIPVRVELASEFRYRKMSLVKDSLVIIISQSGETADSLAALREAKAKGIMTLGIVNVVGSSIAREADNVFYTLAGPEISVATTKAYSTQLIAAYLLALQFAVARGEMTEEKCEELLNELYTIPDKIEKILEDKERIQWYANKLASAKDAFFIGRGIDYAIGLEGSLKMKEISYIHSEAYAAGELKHGPISLIEEGVPVIGVLTQQDLYEKTVSNMVEVKSRGASLMGLTTYGNYSMEDLADFTVYIPQTDCHFAGSLSVIPLQLLGYYVSVAKGYDVDKPRNLAKSVTVE; encoded by the coding sequence ATGTGCGGAATCGTTGGCTTTACAGGAAGTGCGCAGGCAGCACCTATTCTGCTTGACGGACTTTCAAAGCTTGAATACAGAGGCTATGACTCAGCGGGAATCGCTGTTCGTGACGGCGAAAAAGAGACTGAGGTCGTAAAGGCTAAGGGAAAGCTTAAAGTCCTCAAGGAAATGACAAATAACGGTAATGCTGTAAAGGGCGATTGCGGTATTGGTCATACACGCTGGGCAACTCACGGTGAGCCGTCAGCTCTCAATGCTCATCCTCACAGCAGTGACGACGAAAATGTTATTGCAGTTCATAACGGTATTATCGAGAATTATCAGGAGCTCAAGGAGAAGCTTGTAAAGAGTGGTTACAGCTTCAATTCTCAGACAGATACCGAGGTAGCTGTCAAACTTATCGACTACTATTTCAAGAAGTACGGTCTCGGACCAGTAGATTCTATTGCTCGCGCAATGATCCGTATAAGAGGTTCTTACGCTTTATGCGTAATGTTCAAGGATTATCCCGGTGAGATATATACTGCACGTAAGGACAGCCCGATGATAATCGGTATCGCAAACGGTGAAACATATGTTGCTTCCGATGTTCCCGCTATCCTTAAATATACAAGAAATGTATACTATATCGGCAATATGGAGATCGCTAAGCTTGAAAAGGGGGCAGTTACTTTCTACAATATTGACCGTGAAGAGATCACAAAGCCTCTCACAGAGATCAAGTGGGACGCTGAGGCTGCTGAAAAGGGCGGTTTCGAGCACTTCATGCTCAAGGAGATTCACGAGCAGCCAAAGGTTGTGCGTGATACTATCAACTCAGTAATAAAAGACGGAAAGATCGATTTCTCCGATGTGGGACTCACAGACGAGGAAATGCAGAAGATCAGTCAGATATACATTGTTGCCTGCGGAAGCGCATATCACGTTGGTATGGCTGCACAGTATGTTATTGAGGACTTCACATCTATTCCTGTAAGAGTTGAGCTTGCTTCCGAATTCAGATACAGAAAGATGTCTCTTGTTAAGGACAGTCTTGTTATAATCATCAGCCAGTCAGGTGAAACAGCTGACAGCCTTGCAGCTCTCAGAGAGGCAAAGGCTAAGGGCATAATGACTCTTGGTATCGTTAATGTTGTTGGTTCTTCAATTGCACGTGAAGCTGATAACGTATTCTACACACTTGCAGGTCCCGAGATTTCTGTTGCAACTACAAAGGCATACAGCACTCAGCTCATTGCTGCATATCTGCTTGCCCTTCAGTTTGCTGTTGCAAGAGGAGAAATGACAGAGGAGAAGTGTGAAGAGCTTCTTAATGAGCTTTACACTATTCCTGACAAGATCGAAAAGATACTTGAGGATAAGGAGCGTATCCAGTGGTATGCAAACAAGCTTGCAAGCGCTAAGGACGCATTCTTTATCGGACGAGGCATTGACTACGCTATCGGACTTGAGGGAAGCCTCAAGATGAAAGAGATCAGCTATATCCACTCCGAGGCTTACGCCGCAGGTGAGCTCAAGCACGGTCCTATCAGCCTTATCGAGGAGGGCGTGCCTGTTATCGGTGTACTTACCCAGCAGGATCTTTATGAAAAGACCGTAAGCAATATGGTCGAGGTAAAGAGCCGTGGCGCTTCTCTCATGGGACTTACAACATATGGGAATTACAGTATGGAGGATCTTGCTGACTTTACAGTATATATTCCTCAGACCGATTGCCATTTTGCAGGCAGTC